The Erythrobacter insulae genome window below encodes:
- a CDS encoding TRAP transporter substrate-binding protein translates to MLSVAGLAGLLPGCASLGASNRITLAHTLDEQHPVHLAMARFRDELIRLSGSTLAVEIFPNAQLGTERELVELVQLGAISMTKVSSLSLENFAPDMGVYSLPYLFDDSEHQRRVVQSEIGQEMLGGLGKILLKGMGHYDAGARSFYMTDGPVNTPDDIRGKTLRVLPSEALIKTVETFGGAATPIAFGELYAALQQGVVNGAENNPPSVLSARHHEVCKFYSLDEHVSAPDIVVMSQSVWDGLNEEQQGWANEAMAASESYQRELWRKASDDALAEIEASGVAINRPDKAPFRAAVAEFKASFNGTRIGDLAARIEAMSETA, encoded by the coding sequence ATGCTGTCCGTTGCAGGCCTCGCAGGGTTGTTGCCGGGCTGCGCGAGCCTGGGCGCGTCCAATCGCATCACGCTGGCGCATACGCTGGATGAACAGCATCCGGTCCACTTGGCAATGGCCCGATTTCGTGATGAATTGATTCGTCTTTCGGGATCGACACTCGCCGTAGAAATTTTCCCAAACGCCCAGCTTGGAACCGAACGCGAACTGGTCGAACTTGTCCAACTTGGCGCCATCTCGATGACCAAGGTTTCGTCGCTATCGCTCGAAAATTTCGCGCCGGACATGGGCGTATATTCGCTGCCCTATCTTTTTGACGATAGCGAACACCAAAGGCGCGTCGTCCAAAGCGAAATCGGTCAAGAAATGCTCGGCGGGTTAGGCAAGATCCTTCTGAAGGGGATGGGGCATTACGACGCTGGTGCCCGAAGTTTTTATATGACGGATGGCCCAGTAAACACGCCGGATGATATCCGTGGCAAGACGCTGCGCGTGTTGCCTAGCGAAGCCCTGATCAAGACTGTTGAGACCTTTGGCGGAGCGGCCACTCCGATTGCCTTTGGCGAGCTTTACGCCGCATTGCAGCAAGGCGTGGTCAACGGGGCGGAAAACAACCCGCCCAGTGTGCTCAGCGCCCGGCACCATGAGGTGTGCAAATTCTACTCACTTGATGAGCATGTCAGCGCCCCTGATATCGTGGTGATGAGTCAGAGCGTATGGGATGGCCTGAACGAAGAGCAGCAAGGGTGGGCTAACGAGGCGATGGCCGCTTCGGAAAGTTACCAGCGGGAATTGTGGCGCAAGGCATCGGATGACGCTCTCGCCGAAATCGAGGCAAGCGGAGTTGCCATCAATCGGCCTGACAAGGCGCCATTCCGCGCTGCCGTTGCCGAATTCAAAGCGAGCTTCAATGGAACACGGATTGGTGACCTTGCGGCCCGGATCGAAGCCATGTCGGAGACTGCATGA
- a CDS encoding LacI family DNA-binding transcriptional regulator — MTDAGENSQNQSTPTINDVAAMAGVSKKTVSRFINNSPLMSAATREKVSDAIDKLGYVPNPQARALALRRNFMIALLHDNPNGQTVLNFQKGVLSAIRDTDLALAVRPVDRTSDDLLDDIETFLTKQRPLGVLILPPISERDEIVDLCKRLDVAYIRVGSTVLDEHSRCVASNDRAIVQEMVAALIKQGHSRIGFVRGPDGFRSPLERENGFLDALGEAGLQPDPGLMVKGNYRFQSGLTAGFELLKRTDRPSAIFASNDEMASGILHAAHALGIAVPDELAIVGFDDTATASHVWPPLTTVHWPIEEMGRLAAMKLVPEFLGEGVAKLDLEQVIVPSHIVERASARLS, encoded by the coding sequence ATGACAGATGCCGGCGAAAATTCGCAAAATCAGAGCACGCCCACAATTAACGATGTGGCGGCAATGGCGGGCGTTTCCAAAAAGACAGTCAGCCGGTTTATCAACAATTCGCCATTGATGAGCGCTGCCACTCGCGAAAAAGTCTCGGATGCGATTGATAAGTTGGGCTATGTGCCCAACCCGCAGGCGCGCGCGCTTGCCTTGCGCCGCAACTTCATGATTGCGCTGCTGCATGACAACCCAAACGGGCAGACTGTGCTTAACTTTCAGAAAGGCGTTCTATCCGCGATCAGGGATACCGACCTTGCGCTTGCTGTTCGGCCGGTTGATCGCACGTCCGACGATCTGCTTGATGATATCGAGACGTTCCTGACCAAGCAGCGACCGCTGGGCGTGCTGATCCTGCCGCCGATTTCTGAACGCGACGAGATAGTCGATCTGTGTAAGCGCCTCGACGTTGCATATATACGGGTTGGTTCGACCGTGCTTGATGAGCATTCCCGCTGTGTCGCCTCCAATGATCGTGCAATCGTCCAGGAAATGGTCGCGGCCCTCATTAAACAAGGGCACTCAAGGATCGGTTTTGTCAGAGGGCCTGATGGTTTCAGGTCGCCGCTCGAACGCGAAAACGGCTTCCTTGATGCATTGGGCGAGGCCGGCCTTCAGCCGGATCCGGGTTTGATGGTGAAGGGCAATTACCGTTTCCAGTCCGGTCTGACCGCGGGCTTTGAATTGCTCAAGCGTACGGATCGTCCCAGTGCGATATTCGCCAGCAACGACGAAATGGCCTCCGGTATTCTCCACGCTGCCCATGCACTGGGAATTGCTGTTCCTGATGAGTTGGCGATTGTCGGATTCGATGACACCGCCACGGCATCCCACGTCTGGCCGCCTCTCACGACTGTGCATTGGCCGATTGAGGAGATGGGCCGACTGGCGGCGATGAAACTGGTGCCGGAATTTTTGGGCGAAGGCGTTGCCAAGCTTGATCTGGAACAAGTGATCGTGCCGTCGCACATTGTTGAAAGGGCTTCGGCCCGGCTCAGCTGA
- a CDS encoding purine-cytosine permease family protein, whose product MEEFEREPVAPAALKPGRYFAASYAGEHVAGTEFVIGAMFVSWGVGAGDVIAGLLVGNLLAVLSWVLICAPIATETRLTLYAYLEKIAGPGFIKIYSVINGILFCILAGAMITVSASAVRILFGIPPQVEWYPTSMTFVLIALGVGAVVSFAAMRGFSFVARFSEVAAPWMIAMFFVGGAALLPVILAGTPSVSSIGSYGDFLNLAETSIWIDQGTDMGFWHVVAIAWGANLAFHGGLGDMSILRFARRSSYAWYSSLGMFIGHFAAWLAAGIMGAGAAMILQQPLTSMDAGEVAFQALGPIGILAVIVAGWTTSNPTIYRSGLAFQSLHPAWSRERVTLVVGVITTIIACFPFVFTRLLDFLGIMALVMAPIGGLIFAEHFLFKKLGLTRYWRIATGAALNTPALLTWIASVGVAALLGYQFGVHVLFLFVPAWLTALLLYPLLASAMGAKAVDASQLAASEQAENNRRKAEEAFLDSHAKPQLASSNTNRLFLIGASLSLLVAIALGISALTSGDLARFQSLIIWPTVTYFVFAILLVRREAAAEG is encoded by the coding sequence ATGGAAGAATTCGAACGCGAGCCGGTTGCACCGGCGGCGCTTAAGCCGGGCCGATATTTTGCGGCATCCTACGCGGGTGAGCATGTCGCCGGGACAGAGTTCGTTATTGGCGCCATGTTCGTTTCTTGGGGTGTTGGCGCAGGAGACGTCATTGCCGGCCTACTTGTGGGCAACCTGCTCGCAGTGCTGAGCTGGGTGCTGATTTGCGCTCCTATCGCGACAGAAACGCGGTTAACTCTCTATGCCTATCTTGAAAAAATCGCCGGTCCCGGCTTCATCAAGATCTACAGCGTCATCAACGGGATCCTGTTCTGCATTCTGGCCGGGGCGATGATTACCGTTTCGGCAAGTGCGGTCCGCATTCTCTTCGGTATTCCTCCGCAGGTCGAATGGTATCCCACCAGCATGACCTTTGTGCTTATCGCCCTTGGTGTAGGCGCAGTCGTTTCCTTCGCTGCCATGCGCGGGTTCAGCTTCGTCGCGCGTTTTTCTGAAGTCGCCGCGCCGTGGATGATCGCCATGTTCTTTGTCGGCGGAGCGGCGCTGTTGCCGGTAATCCTCGCCGGAACACCTTCGGTTTCAAGCATCGGCAGCTATGGCGACTTCTTGAATCTGGCAGAGACCAGCATCTGGATCGACCAGGGCACCGACATGGGTTTCTGGCATGTCGTCGCCATCGCATGGGGAGCGAACCTCGCGTTCCATGGCGGGTTGGGTGACATGTCGATCCTGCGCTTTGCACGCCGCTCTTCTTATGCTTGGTATTCGTCACTCGGCATGTTCATTGGCCATTTCGCGGCATGGCTTGCGGCGGGCATCATGGGCGCTGGCGCGGCGATGATCCTTCAGCAGCCCCTAACCTCTATGGATGCAGGCGAAGTCGCGTTTCAGGCGCTAGGCCCCATCGGCATTCTTGCTGTTATCGTTGCAGGCTGGACGACTTCCAACCCGACTATTTACCGGTCGGGTCTGGCGTTCCAGTCGCTCCACCCGGCATGGTCGCGCGAGAGGGTTACGCTGGTTGTTGGCGTGATCACGACGATCATCGCGTGCTTCCCGTTTGTGTTCACGCGGCTGCTCGATTTCCTCGGCATCATGGCGCTGGTCATGGCGCCGATTGGCGGCCTGATTTTCGCAGAACATTTCCTGTTCAAGAAGCTTGGTCTGACGCGCTACTGGCGCATCGCAACCGGAGCAGCGCTCAACACGCCCGCCCTTTTGACCTGGATCGCAAGCGTAGGCGTTGCCGCGCTGCTCGGATACCAATTTGGCGTACACGTGCTGTTCCTGTTCGTGCCAGCATGGCTTACCGCCCTGCTTCTGTATCCGTTGTTGGCATCGGCAATGGGGGCCAAGGCGGTCGATGCATCGCAGCTCGCAGCCTCTGAACAGGCCGAAAACAACCGCCGTAAAGCGGAGGAAGCGTTTCTGGACAGTCACGCAAAGCCCCAACTTGCATCATCGAACACCAACCGGTTGTTTCTGATCGGGGCAAGCCTTTCGCTTCTGGTCGCGATTGCTCTGGGAATTTCCGCTTTGACATCGGGCGATCTGGCGCGGTTCCAGTCCCTGATCATTTGGCCAACGGTGACCTATTTCGTGTTTGCGATATTGCTCGTGAGACGAGAAGCAGCCGCGGAAGGATAA
- a CDS encoding TRAP transporter small permease has protein sequence MMRTFIEKALGGFLVFLFSATVLTVIWQVIGRYVLEAPSSATEEIARFLLIWLGMVSMAYAFAKRMHVGVDLISARLSPSGRKVSARAIWVACAAFALTVMVYGGGLLVNVTATLGQTSAALGLPMWTIYSIMPVCGLVIAYFAISFMLEGAATETETIEGDVQ, from the coding sequence ATGATGCGAACATTCATAGAAAAGGCACTCGGCGGTTTTCTGGTCTTTTTGTTCAGCGCCACCGTGCTCACTGTGATTTGGCAGGTGATCGGTCGATATGTGCTGGAAGCACCCAGCTCGGCAACCGAGGAAATCGCCCGCTTCCTCTTGATCTGGTTAGGCATGGTCTCGATGGCGTATGCATTTGCCAAACGCATGCATGTGGGCGTGGATCTCATTTCAGCCAGACTGTCCCCGTCCGGGCGAAAGGTGTCGGCGCGCGCGATCTGGGTTGCATGCGCAGCATTCGCTTTGACGGTCATGGTCTATGGCGGAGGATTGCTGGTCAATGTGACCGCGACGCTGGGCCAGACCTCGGCCGCACTTGGCCTGCCCATGTGGACCATTTACAGCATCATGCCCGTATGCGGTCTGGTAATCGCCTATTTCGCGATTTCATTCATGCTTGAAGGCGCTGCAACCGAAACAGAGACCATAGAAGGAGACGTCCAATGA
- a CDS encoding TRAP transporter large permease — translation MTTGLILVLVFFVLVALNVPIGFAIGLSTMAALVSIMPFDPATTTMAQRMVAGLDSFTLLAIPFFILSGYLMGAGGVARRLIDAAKGLIGALPGGLAVVSIISSMLFGSVSGSAVAATSAIGSFMVPAMKKEGYDAPFAASVTTSASILGLLIPPSNVMIVYAVAAGGVSIGALFLAGYGPGLLAGLCLVIAAVIIAKKENYPVSERLPFKESIRTVIPAIPSIAMLVIVVGGIVSGIFTATEASAFAVVYSLILGIFLHREMAWKDLPGVIIKSAETTGIVLFLIAASTGMAWMLAYSGMPGAIADGLLTISDNPLLLLLLINVVLLIVGAFLDITPAILIFTPILLPVAVALGISPVHFGMILIFNLSIGLCTPPVGTVLFVGAAVGQTKVAAMIKPMIPLYLAMLAALAVTTAVPALSEALPRFFGMM, via the coding sequence ATGACGACCGGACTTATCCTCGTCCTTGTATTCTTCGTCTTGGTCGCGCTTAACGTGCCGATCGGATTTGCGATCGGACTTTCCACGATGGCCGCGCTGGTTTCGATCATGCCGTTCGATCCCGCTACGACCACCATGGCGCAGCGTATGGTTGCCGGCCTCGACAGCTTTACCCTCCTGGCCATCCCCTTCTTTATTCTAAGCGGTTACTTGATGGGAGCAGGCGGCGTTGCAAGGCGGCTGATCGATGCCGCCAAAGGATTGATCGGCGCCCTTCCCGGAGGTCTTGCCGTCGTCAGCATTATTTCCAGCATGCTGTTCGGTTCAGTTTCCGGATCGGCCGTTGCTGCAACATCGGCAATCGGTTCGTTCATGGTGCCTGCGATGAAAAAAGAAGGCTATGATGCGCCTTTCGCCGCTTCGGTTACGACCTCTGCATCGATCCTAGGCCTGCTGATTCCGCCCTCCAATGTGATGATCGTCTATGCCGTCGCCGCAGGGGGCGTTTCCATCGGAGCGTTGTTCTTGGCTGGATATGGCCCCGGCTTGCTCGCTGGTCTTTGTTTGGTCATCGCGGCAGTGATTATTGCCAAGAAAGAGAATTATCCAGTTTCCGAACGGCTGCCGTTCAAGGAGTCCATTCGCACTGTTATCCCGGCCATCCCCAGCATCGCAATGCTCGTCATCGTGGTTGGTGGGATCGTATCGGGTATCTTTACCGCAACGGAAGCCAGCGCCTTCGCGGTCGTCTATTCGCTGATCCTTGGTATATTCCTGCACCGCGAAATGGCCTGGAAAGATTTACCGGGTGTGATCATCAAATCGGCGGAGACAACCGGGATTGTGCTGTTCCTGATAGCAGCGTCGACCGGCATGGCATGGATGCTGGCTTATTCCGGTATGCCTGGCGCCATTGCCGATGGACTGCTGACTATTTCAGACAATCCGCTCCTGCTGCTGCTTTTGATCAATGTCGTCTTGCTAATTGTTGGAGCGTTCCTCGACATCACTCCGGCAATTTTGATCTTCACTCCCATCCTGCTGCCTGTCGCGGTGGCTCTGGGCATTTCGCCGGTGCACTTTGGGATGATTCTAATTTTCAACCTCTCGATCGGATTGTGCACTCCTCCTGTGGGAACGGTTTTGTTTGTCGGGGCCGCAGTCGGCCAGACGAAAGTCGCCGCGATGATCAAACCGATGATCCCGCTTTATCTCGCGATGCTTGCGGCGCTGGCAGTGACCACCGCTGTTCCCGCATTGTCAGAGGCATTGCCGCGCTTCTTTGGCATGATGTAA